A single region of the Procambarus clarkii isolate CNS0578487 chromosome 94, FALCON_Pclarkii_2.0, whole genome shotgun sequence genome encodes:
- the LOC138359960 gene encoding thioredoxin domain-containing protein 3 homolog, whose translation MEPAMRHMEASKRTLEASKRHWSQQETAEAQQETTGASKRTLGASKRQREPSKETLEPAETRSQKETHGGQQETLEPARDLSQQETLEPARDAGASKRPLDPARDQGSQQRHMEQQVRHWQPAKEHWSQQEDTGSQQRDSWSQQETLEPAKRHWSQQEDRLGASKRHWKPAESTWSQQGRHLEPAEETLEPARDTGASKRHWSQQETLEPQETLEAARDTGGSKKTLEAARDTGGSKKTLEPARDTGASKRHWSQQETSEAAKRHWNQQETLEAAKRHWRQQRDTGASKRHWSQQDTLEPARDTGTSKRHWSQQETLEAAKRHWNQQETLEAAKRHWRQQRDTGASKRHWSQQETLEPARDTGANMRHWNQQETLEPARDTGASKRHWSQQETLEPARDTGANMRH comes from the exons ATGGAGCCAGCAATGAGACACATGGAAGCCAGCAAGAGAACACTGgaggccagcaagagacactggagccagcaagagacagctGAGGCGCAGCAAGAGAcaactggagccagcaagaggacactaggagccagcaagagacagcgGGAGCCAAGCAAAGAGACATTGGAGCCAGCAGAGACACGGAGCCAGAAGGAGACACATGgaggccagcaagagacactggagccagcaagagacctgagccagcaagagacactggagccagcaagagacgctggagccagcaagagaccgcTGGATCCAGCAAGAGACCAGGGAAGCCAGCAGAGACACATGGAGCAGCAAGTTAGACACTGGCAGCCAGCCAAGgaacactggagccagcaagaagacactggaagccaGCAAAGAGAcagctggagccagcaagagacactggagccagctaagagacactggagccagcaagaggaccgactgggagccagcaagagacactggaagcCAGCAGAGAGCACATGGAGCCAGCAAGGAAGACACCTGGAGCCAGCAgaggagacactggagccagcaagagacactggagccagcaagagacactggagccagcaagagaccctggagcca caagagacactggaggcagcaagagacactggaggcaGCAAAAAGACACTGGaggcagcaagagacactggaggcaGCAaaaagacactggagccagcaagagacactggagccagcaagagacactggagccagcaagagacatcgGAGGCAGCAAAGAGACACTGgaaccagcaagagacactggaggcaGCAAAAAGACACTGGAGGCAGcaaagagacactggagccagcaagagacactggagccagcaagatacactggagccagcaagagacactggaaccagcaagagacactggagccagcaagagacactggaggcaGCAAAGAGACACTGgaaccagcaagagacactggaggcaGCAAAAAGACACTGGAGGCAGcaaagagacactggagccagcaagagacactggagccagcaagagacactggaaccagcaagagacactggagccaacATGAGACACTGgaaccagcaagagacactggagccagcaagagacactggagccagcaagagacactggagccagcaagagacactggagccagcaagagacactggagccaacATGAGACACTGA
- the LOC138359959 gene encoding keratin-associated protein 10-4-like has product MIQTYKILRRIDEVETEEMIKIYFKRTRACNNCLAVLRACSNCQAVSRACSNCQAVSRACSNCQAVLRACSNCQHVSRACSNCLAVLRACSNCQAVSRACSNYQHVSRACSNCQAVLRACSNCQHVSRACSNCQAVSRACSNCQAVSRACSNCQPVSRTCSNCQAVSRACSNCQAVSRACSNCQAVSRACSNCQAVLRACSNCQAVSRACSNCQPVSRACSNCQAVSRACSNCQAVSRACSNCQAVLRACSNCQAVSRAYSNCQAVSRACSNCQAVSRAYSNCQPVSRACSNCQAVLRACSNCQAVSRAYSNCQAVSRACSNCQAVSRAYSNCQPVSRACSNCQAVLRACSNCQAVLRACSNCQPVSRACSNCQPVSRACSNCQAVLRACSNCQAVSRAYSNCQAVSRACSNCQAVSRAYSNCQPVSRACSNCQAVSRAYSNCQPVSRACSNCQAVLRACSNCQAVSRACSNCQAVSRAYSNCQPVSRACSNCQHVSRACSNCQAVSRAYSNCQHVSRACSNCQAVLWACSNCQPVSRACSNCQHVSRACSNCQHVSRACSNCHQSDCRKQRANK; this is encoded by the coding sequence atgatacagacatataaaatacttagacgGATTGACGaggtggaaacagaggaaatgaTTAAAATATATTTCAAAAGAACAAGGGCCTGCAATAACTGTCTGGCTGTGTTGAGGGCCTGCAGTAACTGTCAGGCTGTGTCGAGGGCCTGCAGTAACTGTCAGGCTGTGTCGAGGGCCTGCAGTAACTGTCAGGCTGTGTTGAGGGCCTGCAGTAACTGTCAGCATGTGTCGAGGGCCTGCAGTAACTGTCTGGCTGTGTTGAGGGCCTGCAGTAACTGTCAGGCTGTGTCGAGGGCCTGCAGTAACTATCAGCATGTGTCGAGGGCCTGCAGTAACTGTCAGGCTGTGTTGAGGGCCTGCAGTAACTGTCAGCATGTGTCGAGGGCCTGCAGTAACTGTCAGGCTGTGTCGAGGGCCTGCAGTAACTGTCAGGCTGTGTCGAGGGCCTGCAGTAACTGTCAGCCTGTGTCGAGGACCTGCAGTAACTGTCAGGCTGTGTCGAGGGCCTGCAGTAACTGTCAGGCTGTGTCGAGGGCCTGCAGTAACTGTCAGGCTGTGTCGAGGGCCTGCAGTAACTGTCAGGCTGTGTTGAGGGCCTGCAGTAACTGTCAGGCTGTGTCGAGGGCCTGCAGTAACTGTCAGCCTGTGTCGAGGGCCTGCAGTAACTGTCAGGCTGTGTCGAGGGCCTGCAGTAACTGTCAGGCTGTGTCGAGGGCCTGCAGTAACTGTCAGGCTGTGTTGAGGGCCTGCAGTAACTGTCAGGCTGTGTCAAGGGCCTACAGTAACTGTCAGGCTGTGTCGAGGGCCTGCAGTAACTGTCAGGCTGTGTCAAGGGCCTACAGTAACTGTCAGCCTGTGTCGAGGGCCTGCAGTAACTGTCAGGCTGTGTTGAGGGCCTGCAGTAACTGTCAGGCTGTGTCAAGGGCCTACAGTAACTGTCAGGCTGTGTCGAGGGCCTGCAGTAACTGTCAGGCTGTGTCAAGGGCCTACAGTAACTGTCAGCCTGTGTCGAGGGCCTGCAGTAACTGTCAGGCTGTGTTGAGGGCCTGCAGTAACTGTCAGGCTGTGTTGAGGGCCTGCAGTAACTGTCAGCCTGTTTCGAGGGCCTGCAGTAACTGTCAGCCTGTGTCGAGGGCCTGCAGTAACTGTCAGGCTGTGTTGAGGGCCTGCAGTAACTGTCAGGCTGTGTCAAGGGCCTACAGTAACTGTCAGGCTGTGTCGAGGGCCTGCAGTAACTGTCAGGCTGTGTCAAGGGCCTACAGTAACTGTCAGCCTGTGTCGAGGGCCTGCAGTAACTGTCAGGCTGTGTCGAGGGCCTACAGTAACTGTCAGCCTGTGTCGAGGGCCTGCAGTAACTGTCAGGCTGTGTTGAGGGCCTGCAGTAACTGTCAGGCTGTGTCAAGGGCCTGCAGTAACTGTCAGGCTGTGTCGAGGGCCTACAGTAACTGTCAGCCTGTGTCGAGGGCCTGCAGTAACTGTCAGCATGTGTCGAGGGCCTGCAGTAACTGTCAGGCTGTGTCGAGGGCCTACAGTAACTGTCAGCATGTGTCGAGGGCCTGCAGTAACTGTCAGGCTGTGTTGTGGGCCTGCAGTAACTGTCAGCCTGTGTCGAGGGCCTGCAGTAACTGTCAGCATGTGTCGAGGGCCTGCAGTAACTGTCAGCATGTGTCGAGGGCCTGCAGTAATTGTCACCAGTCCGACTGTAGAAAGCAGCGGGCCAACAAATAA